The Verrucomicrobiota bacterium genome contains the following window.
TAGCGGAGGCCACTTTCATTTACTACACACCCGCCGGAATGCCCGGCTGGTCCTTCCGCCTCGAGGAAGACGAAACCATCCCAGCAACCGCCTAACTACCATGCCAGAAAAACGAGCCATCCTCATCCCCGTAGCCCAGCTTCTTTTCGATCCCGAGATCCAAATGCGGACAGGATTGGACGATGACCACCTTGGCGATCTAGTCTCTGCCCTCAAAGCGGGTGAAGACTTACCCCCGATCGACGTTTTCCCCGCACAAGGCGACGACCCCATCGGCGCGAATGGAGAGCACTATTATATAGCGGATGGAAACCACCGCGGCTCTGCCTATCGCCTCGCCGATCGCGAGCAAATCGCGATTTACCAGCACACCGGTGGAAGGGCCGCTGCAATCAAATTCGCCCTCGGTGCCAACGCCGAGCACAACGCACTACGGCGGACAAATTCCGACAAACGGAAGGCCGTCAAAACCGCTCTAAATTCGCACTATGCGATTTTTGGGACTGAGAAAATCAAGAATGTAGCGATCGCTGAGGCCTGCAGAGTAGCTGAATCTTTCGTCCGAAAGATCCGACAAGAGCTCGAAAAGGACGACGAAGACGAAGGTCCGAAGGACAAGCACGGGAGAACACCCGACCAGCTTTTCATGGACTTCTACTTCCAGAAACGAACGGGGGCGATTCCCCGTTTGAGGATGGCAATGAATAGCGCGGACTACGCTGCAGCGACCCGTGAGCAATGGGCAGCACTCGTAGGAGAACTAAACGATCTCGTCAAAACAGCAGAGAGACACGCTGGTCTAGTCGTGGGCGCAAATAGGGGGAAGGCACAATGATCCGAGTGCCTAACGAAATTTCCTTCCTCCCTCCTACCAGCGAAGACGAATGGTGGACCACATTGACGGACAAGCAACGCGCTCACGCTTCGATCCTTCTCAATTTTATGGAGATTATTGCGACTGCTCCGAAGATCAGCGTGGGCGTTCAAATTGCCCAGTTGGATCCTCGCAATGAGTGGTCGTCCAAACGTCTCAAAGATTTGTGGAGGGAATTTCGGAGAACAGAAGGCAACTGGCGAGTTCTCGTTCCCAAATGGAGCACCCCGCAGGGGCAACCTCCAGCATTTATCCAGGAGTGGAAAGCCCGCTGCGAGAGACATCAGCGCAAAAGCTACGATGCGTGGAAACAGCTCATCGTTGATTGGGTTGCATGGCGAAGGGGAGACGAGAGTAAAGCCATCGCCGGATTCCGCACCCCGCCTCCACCCGCACCGGGCCAGAATCATCCCAACGGCTGGAGCTACGGGAACCTCACCCGGCATATGCCCGAAGAGCACGAGCTGGTAGCGACACGGCAAGGTGGCTCAAAACATCGATCCACTTATCTGCCCAAAGTCATCACGACACGAGCCGATCTTCTTCCGGGGCACTTTTACATGTTCGACGACGTTTGGCATGACCTTCACGTCAACCTAGTCGGTCAGCAAACGAGCGTGCGCCCCATCGAGATCGGCGTGCTCGATCTCTTTAGCGGGTATCGCCCCCTCTGGCTCATGAAGTCACTCATGAGAGATGAGGATGGCAAACGCCAGGGTTTCCTCGAGGTAGAGACCCTTTACCTCGCGACCGCTACGCTCCGTGAATGTGGCTACCGCCCCGAAGGCACTCAGCTCATCTTAGAGCATGCCACTACCGCCATCCGGCAGGAAGAAATCATTCGGGCCATCTACGATGGCACAGGTGGATCGGTTACTATCGGAACATCAGGAATAGCGAACGCTGCCGCCATTGCCGGCCAATACGCCGGCGCGGGTAAGGGTAACCCGCGGTTCAAAGCGGCCCTAGAGTCCTTCCACAATCTCATGCATAACCGGATGGACGCCCTCATGGGTCAGGTGGGTAAAAACCCCGAACACAGCCCCGAGGAAAACTACCGTTTGCAACTCCGTAACAATCACCTTTTACGGGCCTTGCACTACCTCGCAGATAAGGGCGACAGCGAGGCCGTGCGGAATCTGAACTTCGACCTCCTCGAGTGGCACCAGTTCTGCCAGATTGCGGGGTCAGTATACGACCGCATCCACAACGACCCTGACCATAATTTGGAAGGCTGGCTGGCCGCCGGTCTCACACAGACAGAATGGAGACTCTCTACCGATCACGAGTTTGCCAGCCTTGAGGATACAGATGAAGAGCAACGTCGCCTGGTAGTGAACTACTGCCAAGGGCGCGATGGACTAACAAGGGCGCGAAAGATGTCACGCATCGAAGCGTGGAACCACAAGAGGAAAGGCCTCCGTAAGCTCAACCCTGCGGCCATGGCGAACATCCTCGTCCTCCATGAAAAGGTCGGCAAGGAACGCACGGTCAACGACGAAGGCTGTTTCGTTTTCAGCGACTCCCAGTACGGGACCGGCGAGTATCACTTTATGGGCGAAGCGCACGGCATAAACGGAAGCCTCGGCATTTCGCTCAAGCGCCGCGAGAAATACCTGACTGTCTGGAACCCACTTATTCCGGATGAACTTCACGCCTTTGACGGCAAAGGTAAATACCTCGGCATCTGCCCAGGCCGCAACCGGCCAAGTCGAGCGGATGAGGAAGGAATCCAACGATCTCTAGGTGAAGTCCGGCGCGTAGAATCGCAACTGCTTCGCGGCGTCTCCTTCCGTGGCAAGAGCCTCATGGAACAACGCAAAGCCGATACCGAGGCGAACATCCGCCTCCTCGATCCCACGGAACGCGAGAAGCTCAAGAGCCGTGAACGCTCAAAGAAACTCGCTCGCTCCGGTGGCGAACTCTCTGAGCTCGATGAGCCTGAGACACAATCAATAGGCGAAGACTACTCCCTCTCTGAACTCGAAGACTAACCCAACCAAAAAAACGAAAACATGAGCGACGAACTAACCAACCCGGAGCCCGATTGGCTCCAGGGAGACCGTCTTCAAGTCGGCCTTCTAAAGAATAAGCCCGAGTTTCGCGAAGACCTCCGCTGGTATGCGCGGCGGGCAGGTGCTCTGAAAATGAGCCAGAAACAAATGGGCGACGAGCTGGGCATCTCTGCCAGCAACATCTCAAAGGTGTTTTCCGGCCAATACATCGATACTCGAAACAGCTTGGTTCTTGCACCCCCAGCGAAGATGCTTTCCCGGATCCGCGTTCTCCGCGACCAGGAGGCCGAGGCGGTGGCTTCCCGCAACCAAGGCCGTGTGATGACCCCCACCGTTGAGGAGGTCCATCGCGTCTGCCGTAAGGTGTGGAAGCAAAAGCAAATCGGAATCATCTACGGGGAGTCGCACATCGGGAAAACCGAGGCCCTTGAATGGTTCCGCGACGAGAACAATCACGGTGCAACTCTCTACGTCGACCTCCAGGACATCGCTGGCGTGCAAGATCTTTACAAGGAGTTTGCCTATGCCCTAAAACTCTCTGGTAAGTCCGGCCCCGAGCGCCTCAAGGAGCGCGTCATCAACTCCATAGACGGCACCAACCTCATCCTCGTCGATGAGGTTCACCACATCACTCACGCTTACCGGAAGGGGAGCGCGAAACTCATGGTCAACGCGCTCAAGAGCATTAAGGACCGCACCGGATGCGCGATGGTGCTCTGCATGACTCACGTTGGACGTCACGAGTTTGAGGACGGCGAGGACGCTCGCCTCCTTGGTCAACTGAGACGCCGCGGCTCAATCATCCTGGATCTCGGTCAAGCGATGACCGTTGGCGATGTCCGGGCTATTGTCGAGGCTTACGGTCTCGAGTTCCCACCAGCCAAAAGGGGAGAGCTTTGGAAAAAGTTCGAGGCAGAATACGCCGACCTTGAGCACATCAGTATTTGCCGAGACATCGCTTGGGACCGCGGAGCTCAATGGCTCATCAACTGTCTCCACGACGGTCAGCT
Protein-coding sequences here:
- a CDS encoding ATP-binding protein, with amino-acid sequence MSDELTNPEPDWLQGDRLQVGLLKNKPEFREDLRWYARRAGALKMSQKQMGDELGISASNISKVFSGQYIDTRNSLVLAPPAKMLSRIRVLRDQEAEAVASRNQGRVMTPTVEEVHRVCRKVWKQKQIGIIYGESHIGKTEALEWFRDENNHGATLYVDLQDIAGVQDLYKEFAYALKLSGKSGPERLKERVINSIDGTNLILVDEVHHITHAYRKGSAKLMVNALKSIKDRTGCAMVLCMTHVGRHEFEDGEDARLLGQLRRRGSIILDLGQAMTVGDVRAIVEAYGLEFPPAKRGELWKKFEAEYADLEHISICRDIAWDRGAQWLINCLHDGQLLANKTKAKLTWATFVKAHKIYLKGEQPRAA